The Saccharomyces paradoxus chromosome VIII, complete sequence genome has a window encoding:
- the CTR2 gene encoding low-affinity Cu transporter (low-affinity copper transporter of the vacuolar membrane~similar to YHR175W), with the protein MDSMTHKMEGNADHDHSGMHMGDGDDTCSMNMLFSWSYKNTCVVFEWWHIKTLPGLIFSCLAIFGLAYLYEYLKYCVHKRKLSQRVLLPNRSLTKINQADKVSNSILYGLQVGFSFMLMLVFMTYNGWLMLAVVCGAIWGNYSWCTSYSPEIDDSSLACH; encoded by the coding sequence ATGGATAGCATGACTCACAAGATGGAAGGAAATGCGGACCACGACCACAGTGGCATGCATATGGGAGATGGGGATGATACATGTTCAATGAACATGCTATTTTCGTGGTCATACAAAAACACCTGTGTCGTCTTTGAATGGTGGCATATCAAGACCCTGCCTGGACTGATTTTCAGCTGTTTAGCAATCTTTGGATTAGCCTACCTCTACGAGTATTTAAAGTACTGCGTCCATAAGAGAAAATTATCACAGAGAGTATTGTTACCGAATAGATCTCTGACCAAGATCAATCAAGCCGACAAAGTATCTAATAGCATTCTATATGGTTTGCAAGTGGGATTCTCGTTTATGTTGATGCTTGTATTCATGACTTATAATGGTTGGTTGATGCTAGCTGTCGTGTGTGGGGCAATATGGGGTAATTATAGCTGGTGCACTTCGTATAGTCCTGAGATAGATGACAGCTCCCTCGCCTGCCATTGA
- the FMO1 gene encoding N,N-dimethylaniline monooxygenase (Flavin-containing monooxygenase~similar to YHR176W), which translates to MTVNDKKRLAIIGGGPGGLAAARVFSQSLPNFEIEIFVKDYDIGGVWHYPEQERDERVMYDHLETNISKELMQFSGFPFEESVPLYPSRRNIWEYLKNYYKTFIANKDAITVHFNTEVTYLKKKESLWEITSKGELRTTKSDFDFVIVASGHYSVPKLPSNITGLDQWFENKGAIHSKHFKNCEFARDEVVIVVGNGSSGQDIANQLTTVAKKVYNSIREPENNQLKAKLIETVPTIDSADWKNHSVTLSDGRVLQDVDHIIFATGYYYSFPFIEPSIRLEVLGEGVTDDKHSSVNLHNLWEHMIYIKDPTLSFILTPQLVIPFPLSELQAAIMVEVFCKNLPITTGFDSNACGTHNFPKGKDLEHYAELQELLDGIPHRVGHFAPVRWDDRLIDLRNSSYTDKEERNVLLAEHAQALKKKNAPYFLPAPHT; encoded by the coding sequence ATGACAGTGAATGACAAAAAGAGATTGGCAATCATAGGTGGGGGGCCAGGAGGGTTGGCAGCTGCAAGAGTTTTCTCACAAAgtcttccaaattttgaaatagaAATATTTGTAAAGGATTATGATATTGGCGGTGTTTGGCATTATCCagaacaagaaagagaTGAGCGAGTCATGTACGACCATTTGGAAACCAATATATCAAAAGAGCTAATGCAGTTTAGCGGCTTCCCCTTCGAGGAAAGCGTCCCTTTGTATCCATCTAGGCGGAACATTTGGGAATACTTGAAGAATTATTATAAAACGTTCATTGCCAACAAAGACGCTATCACTGTCCACTTCAACACTGAAGTTACCtatttaaagaagaaggaatcTCTGTGGGAAATAACATCTAAAGGCGAACTAAGGACCACAAAATCTGATTTCGATTTCGTTATTGTTGCGTCCGGCCATTACAGTGTCCCTAAATTGCCATCTAATATCACGGGTCTCGACCAATGGTTTGAAAATAAGGGTGCCATCCATTCGAAACATTTCAAAAACTGCGAATTCGCCCGTGACGAAGTAGTTATTGTGGTGGGTAACGGTAGTTCCGGTCAAGATATTGCCAACCAACTAACTACCGTTGCAAAGAAAGTATATAATAGCATAAGAGAGCCTGAGAACAACCAACTGAAGGCTAAATTAATCGAGACTGTCCCAACAATAGATAGTGCCGATTGGAAAAATCATTCGGTTACTTTATCTGATGGGAGAGTACTTCAGGATGTAGACCATATTATTTTCGCCACAGGCTATTACTACAGCTTTCCCTTTATAGAGCCCTCCATTAGGCTGGAAGTATTAGGTGAAGGTGTTACTGACGACAAGCACTCGTCTGTCAACCTGCACAATTTATGGGAGCACATGATCTACATAAAAGACCCCACACTGTCCTTTATCTTAACCCCGCAGTTAGTCATTCCATTCCCATTATCAGAACTACAGGCGGCTATTATGGTCGAAGTATTCTGTAAAAACTTACCGATAACTACAGGATTCGACTCAAATGCTTGCGGTACCCATAACTTCCCAAAGGGCAAGGATCTAGAACACTATGCAGAATTACAAGAACTTCTTGATGGTATCCCACATAGAGTCGGTCATTTCGCGCCAGTCAGATGGGATGATAGACTGATCGATCTACGAAACAGTAGTTATACggacaaagaagaaagaaatgtGCTTCTGGCGGAACACGCACAAGCcctaaagaaaaaaaatgcacCTTACTTTCTTCCAGCGCCACATACTTAA